The Prevotella sp. E2-28 genome includes the window CGGACGACAACTGCCAGTGGAAAGACGACGGCGAGAAAGGTGATGTATTAAGAAAATAAATAAGGGCTGCCAATAGGCAGCCCTTAACCAACACAAAAACTAAACTAGACTTAACTAAAGCATATTCGGATTTTCACAAACCCTTATAGCGATTGCAAAGATAAACAAAAAAATCCATTCGACAATGGATTTTTCTGTTTATTTTGCATTTTTGGCGAATATTTCTCTAAAATTGTATGCCGATAAGCATAAATAATTGTCTAATATGACCATAGCTGCCATTGCTTCGACAACGGGTACTGCCCTCGGTAAAACGCATGGATCATGGCGTCCTTTAGCTGTAAATGTAGTGGGATTTCCCTCTAAATCAACGGTCTGCTGTTCGCGGAGTAGGGTAGCAACGGGTTTGAAAGCTACGCGGAAATAAATGTCCTGGCCGTTGCTGATGCCGCCTTGAATACCGCCACTGTGGTTGGTGAGGGTGGTTACGGCGGAACCGTTACCAACAGTGAAACGGTCGTTTTGCTCAGAGCCACGCTGGGTAACGCCGGCAAAACCTTCGCCGTATTCAAAGCCCTTCACTGCATTGATTCCCAGCATCGCACTGCCCAGTTGAGCGTGCAACTTATCGAATTCTGGTTCTCCCAGTCCTACGGGACAGCCTTTGATGACGCAGGTGATGACACCACCGATAGTATCTCCATCGGCTTTTACCTGTTCTATCAGTGCGGCCATCTCCTGTGCTTTCTCTGCGTCAGGACAGCGCACAGCATTGGTCTCAGTGAGCGAGAGGTCGTACTTCTTATAATCGCGATTCAGAGCAATATCGCCGACCTGTGATGTATAGGCCTGAATACTGATGCCCATCTGACGGAGCGCTAGTTTTGCAAAAGCACCACCAACCACACGACTGATGGTGATTCGAGCTGACGAACGACCGCCTCCGCGATGGTCGCGAACGCCATACTTGCTATAGTACGTATAATCTGCATGTGAAGGGCGGAACAGCGTGCGCAGGTTCTCGTAATCTTGCGAGTGCTGGTTTTGGTTATAGACAAGGAAGCCGATAGGACAGCCTGTAGTCTTTCCTTCAAATACCCCACTGAGCAGCTCAACCTTATCGGGCTCCTGACGTGAGGTGGTCAGCTTACTTTGTCCAGGGCGACGGCGATTCAATTCGCCCTGAATGAACTCCATATCAATGTCTATGCCTGCAGGCATACCATCAATCACGCCTCCTACGGCAGCTCCGTGGCTTTCACCGAAAGTGGTCAGTGTAAAGAGCTGGCCAAATGTATTCCTCATATCCCTCAGTTCTTAAACCTCAATTTTCAAATCTCAAATCAATTAATGGTGACAATGTCCACAGCCGCCTCCGCCACATTCATGGTCTTCACTACCGCAGTCACCGCCGCAGTGACCACCACAGCCGCCGCACTCGTGACTCATCTGAGCGATGAGGTTCTGAATCTCTTCTTTTGTAGCTTCGCGGTTCTCAAGCACTTCGCCTGTGAACTGCAGGGTTGCGCCAGCCAGCGGATGGTTAGCATCGAGTGTCACACCGTCTTCTTCTACCTTTGTGACGCGTACCATGAAGTGCTTACCTTCTTCATTCTTCATTGTAATTACGGCATCAGGGTAGATATTATTGCTATCAAACTTACCATCAACAAAGAATTCCTCACGTGGCAGTTTGTGTACACCTTCTGCAAAATATTCGCCAAAGGCATCTGATGGAGCCAGTGTGAAATCGAACTTCTCACCTTGTGCCACGCTGATAATGCGCTGTTCAAAGCTGTCAAGTGAGAAACCGAACCCACTGATAAACGTGAAGGGACGACCCTGTTCTGTCTGTTCTACTAGATTCTTTGTGCCGTCGTCTTCTATAGAGTAGAGTTGATAACTAACTGAGATGTAATTGTTTTGCTTGTTGTCCATTATAATATATTGTTTTTTCTGTTTCGTACAGTTTAGCTGTGCAAAGGTACGAATAATTTATTGAAAAGTCTCCATAAAAAACAAAAAAAAGGATGTCAAGCGTTTGACATCCTTTGTTAAAGTGTTTTTTCCTTACTTTCTCTTATTTCAAACCACGGTTGATCAGAGTGGTGTTCAGCAGAGCCAGATACTTTCTGTACTGCTTCTCATCCAGGATGAAGTGCATATAGCGAACATCCTTCTTCACAGCCATGTCAACCAGGGCTTCGCGCTCTGAGCTATGTGCATTGGCAGCCAGTTTCATCTCCTTGCAGAATACATTGTGGATGTCCTGTACAGCCTCCATCTGATCTGAGTTCAGGCCCAGTGTAACAGCCAGTTTACGCATATTGACTGTCATGTCGTAGGCCTCTACGCTGTTTACTGCGTTGTTGTTCTCATTCTCTGCAAATGACGTTGTCATTGTGAACATAGCAACTACCATCAAAACAATCTTTTTCATAACTTTTTTCCTTTCTTTTTCTTTACTCGGGACCTTGAGCTTTTTTTCTTTGTTATCCTTTTAAATTTTTAATTTTAATGTTTACTGACTAATTTCTTTCGGTCCCTACCTTAATTATTAATTTGTGTTGTTATCCTTAGTCATTAGGATTTTGTTGAACTTTGTTCGAACTTATTTCCTTTTGACGATGCAAAGGTACAGTGTTTTTCCGATATGGCAATGAATTTTTGCTTACTGTGTGCGATAACAGCCCGTATTTTTGACCAAAATCAATAAAAGGGGCTATTATTTGCCCCTTTTTTGTGTGAAATATGCTTTTGGCTGTTATTTGCAGTTTCTGGCCTTGATGATGTTTTTCACCACTATATATATAATAGCCAGCGCTATGATGCTAAGAATGACGGCAATGATATAGTGATTGTACTCTTTGATGGTATCTTCCAGTTGATTTTCAGGCACAATAGCATGTAGATACCAGCCCATTCCTGCCAATATAGCGTGCCATGCACCTGCGCCGATGGTGGTATAAAGCAGGAATTTCCAGTAAGTCATGCGTGCCAATCCTGCTGGGATACTTATCAGATGGCGGATGCCTGGTACCAGTCGGCCCGTGAGCGTAGCCATTACGCCGTGGTTATCAAAGTAGCGTTCACTCTTCTCAACCTTCTCCTGATTTAGAAGACAGAGCTTGCCCCATTTGCTGTTGGCAAATTTATAGATAACGGGTCGGCCTACGTAAAGTGCTACGAAATAGTTAATGGATGCCCCTAGATCAGCACCGATGGTAGCAAAGAGGACAACAAGGAAAATGTTCAGTTCACCGCTGGCAGAATGGTAGGCTGCAGGAGCTACTACAAGTTCTGAGGGTACAGGTATCACAGTGCTCTCCAGCAACATGAGCAGCAAGATGGTGCCGTAGTTGAGGTTTCCAAGTAAGGTGCTTATCCAAGTCATTTTTTATTCTTATCTTAATGTTTAATCTTTAATGTTTAGCTTGTCCTTAATGTATTGATAATAGTCTTCGGACTTGATCTCTTCCGGGAACATATGGCTGAGTGCTACCCGGCACTCCTTTGGATTTACTTTGCAGGCTTTCTGGAGGTAATTCAAAAATTCTTTGTAATTCTGCATATCATAGCAGCACAGTGCCATATAGGCATAGCCCTCTGTGTTTTGACCGTTTCCCTGCTGGTCGTAGTGGGCAAAGAATTTCTTGAAGAGGGTATAGGCTCCTTCCAGATAGCGGTTGTCGTAGAATAATACAATGACACGCAGAAGCGTCTGTTTAGGGGTTTCACTTATCTCTACTGCCTGATGGAAAAACTTCTTGGCTTCATCCATGCGGTTGGCTCCTAACAGGATATGCCCCCTGATAAGTGATAATTGAACGTGGTCGCAGTCCAACGTGTCTGTTTTGTCGAGCACTTCTAGTGCCTTATCTACTTCATGATTCTCTGCATAGGCAAAGGCCAGTTCCTGATAGATGTCGTAGAGGTATGGTGAATCGTCGGGAGCCAGTTCTAGTGCCTTTTGCAAAACGTCAATAGCCTGTTCCGATTTTTGCATGTTAATAAGACAGGTGCCTTCATAGAGCAAAGCAAACTCATCGTAGGGAACAAGTTCTTGATAGCGCTGATAGAATTTCTGGGCCTCCTCATAATTATTCAAGCGATAGAGTCCGTTTGCCTTTACCAAAAGACTTTCTGGGTCGTCAGGGTCAATAGCAATGGCATATTCACTGCTCTGTATGGCTTCGCTATAGTCCTCGTTCATGAATTGTGCCGATGCCAGTGCATTCCAGTAGTTCTTAGAGAAAGGATTGGCGTCTATAAGCTCATTAAAAATACGTTGACTATCTTTGTATTTCCCCATACCGAAAAGCGTACGTGCCATGAGTTCCTTGAAATCTACAGAATCTTCCTGTTTGGCTTTTTCCATCCAGAGCATGGCCTTTTCTGGCTGTCCATATTCAGTGAAGATATTGGCTACATCGACCACGAAGTCCTGTTGCTCTTCAGGGGGGATGGTAAGGTAGTGTTCATTCAGATAGTGGTCTGCTTCCTCTATGTGACCCTCAAAAACAAGAATCTCGGCACGGTCGTAAATATAGTCGGGTTGATCCTTGTCGATGATCTGCTCCAATAGTTCCCAGGCTTTCTGAGGATTGCCCTGAAACAACGCTTCATGAATACGATAGGTGAGGGGAGCACAGTCGCCAGGTGCCAGACTTAAAGCTAAGGTGATGGCTTTTTCGGCTTCGTCCTTACGGTCAGTGTATTGGTAGTAATCAGCGATATCTACCAGTTCGTCGGCATCCATGAACACAGGTTCCCCTGCGTTCACGGCTGCTTCGTAAGTGTCGAGGAGTTGATGAAACTCATCGCTGTCGAAATAGTCATCGCCAGTATTCTTCATGTTCTATTATTTGATGCGACGGGGAAACCGACGCACATACAAATCCTTATTTTTTCCAAGTATCCTTGAGGCCTACAGTCTTGTTGAAGACGGGAGCTTCTGGGGTGGACTCAGGATCAACGTTGAAATAGCCAATGCGCTGGAATTGCAGATAACTCAGTGCAGGCAGTTTTGCTGCGAAAGGTTCAATATAGCAATTCTTGAGGATATGCAGGTTGTCGGGGTTCATCATTTGGCGTAACGCATCAGCTCCCTTGATACCTTCCTCTTCCTCTAAGCGTTTCAGTTCGTCGCGTGGGTTCTCCATCTTCCATAGACGCTCATAGAGACGTACTTCGGCCTTTACGGCATTGTGACAACTTACCCAATGCAGAGTCTTTCCCTTAATCTTACGATTAGCACCAGGTAGTCCGCTACGTGTCTCGGGGTCGTAGGTGCAATAGATGGTAGTCACCTTTCCATCGGCATCTTTGTCGCAGGGGTGCTCCTCGTCGCACTTGATGATATAGGCGTTCTTCAGGCGAACCTCCTTTCCTGGAGCCAGACGCATAAACTTTTTCTCGGCTTCTTCCATGAAGTCATCGCGCTCAATCCATAGCTCACGACTGAATTCCACTTCGTGTGTACCGTCGGCCTCGTTCTCAGGATTATTGATAGCTGTGAGCATTTCCTGCTGACCTTCAGGATAGTTGGTGATAACAACCTTCACGGGATCGAGTACAGCGCTTACACGCAGAGCACGGGTGTTCAGGTCATCGCGCAGGGCACTTTCAAACAGAGCCATATCATTCAGTGCGTCAATTTTTGTGTAGCCAATCTTCTCCATGAAGTTCTTGATACCTTCGGGAGAATAGCCACGACGACGGAAACCGCAGATGGTTGGCATACGGGGATCGTCCCATCCGTTGACCAGTCCTTCGCTGACTAGTGTGCGCAGGTTACGCTTTGAAAGCAGGATATAGTTCAGGTTCAGCTTGTTGAACTCCGTCTGACGGGGGCCCTGGTAGGTTGAAAGTGAAGAGTAAAGAGAGAATAATTTGCTACCGCTCTCGGCTTTTGCTCCGCATTCAGCAGCCCATTCGCGCATCCACTGTACGAATAAGTCGTACAAGGGACGATGCTCAACAAACTCCAACGTACACCATGAGTGTGTTACACCCTCCAGATAATCACTCTGACCGTGGGTAAAGTCATACATGGGATAGGCGTTCCATTTGTTACCTGTCTTCACGTGGGGAATGTTCAGCACGCGATAGATCAGCGGGTCGCGGAACAGCATATTCGAGTGAGCCATGTCAATCTTGGCACGTAGCACCATCTTGCCCGGCTCGCATTTGCCACTGTTCATGAATTCAAACAGCTGCAGGTTCTCCTCCACGGGGCGGTCGCGATAGGGTGAGTTTGTACCTGGACTGGTAGTTGTACCCTTCTGCTGGGCAATCACCTCGGCGCTCTGCTCGTCCACATAGGCACGGCCCTGCTTGATGAGCCATACGGCAAAGTCCCACAGCTCCTGGAAGTAGTCGCTGGCGTAATAAACGTGCGCCCATTCATAGCCCAGCCACTTGATGTCCTGCTCAATGCTCTCAATGAATTCTGTATCCTCTTTCTGAGGGTTGGTGTCGTCGAAGCGCAGGTTGCACTCGCCACCATATTTCTTTGCCAGTCCGAAGTCGATAGCGATAGCCTTGGCATGACCAATGTGCAGGTATCCGTTAGGCTCTGGTGGGAAACGTGTCTGCATGCGTCCACCATTCTTACCTTCTGCCAGGTCGTCTTTCACCATCTGTTCTACGAAGCTGAGGCTTTTCTTTTCCTCGCCCTCATTCTGTATGATTTCTGTCATATCTTATTTGTGTTTTTATTTTGTGACTGCAAAGGTACAAAAAAATGCTGACGCAGCAAAGTGATTTCGTAATTTATTTGCAGTTTGTCTGTATATGTTAATATGCATATAATTAAAAACTTTCCATCCAAGTAAATGAATGGAAAGTTAGGAATAAATATGATTATATTGTTATTTCTTAACAACCCAATTACATGATTTAATTATTCAAGGGACCTGAAATGTGCCACTCTCAAATCTTAACGGGACAGTAGTGAACGAGACTGTAGAAACATTATTGAAAAAATGCTCCGCACAATGAAGTAAGATATTGGTTTCCAAAAATATAGGTGCGGAGAATTTTTTCTGATGGTTAGAGGTCCTGAAATGCGGGGTTCTTTGTTGTCAAAAGCCTGTTTTGTTAGTGTAAATAGGGGTGTTGAAAGTGATAAATATGCCACTTTTTACTTTACGACTTAAGTCGTAAGACTTTTTGACTTAAGTCGTAAGATGAAAAATAGGCTGTTTGTGACAAATGAAATGTTTTTTATATGTTATTATTTGGCACAATAAGCATGGAGGATTTTGTGAGGCGTTTAGAAGCAGATATTAAGAGGATGAGCTAAAAATGCTCCGCAGTTCTTTGCCCTTGTACAGGGCATTTCCAAGAATTTGCGGAGCATTTTTTCGAAAATATTTTCTTTACTCGATTCCCCTTTCGTTTAGGGCCTTTGAGTAGCGGGCTGCGTTTTTCAGGTGTTCCTGATACGTGGCGGCAAAATTGTGAGTGCCTGAGAAGTCTTCCTTAGCACACATATAGATATAGTTGTGCTGTACACGATTCAGCACGGCATCGATACCCTTAATGGAGGCTACCTTGATGGGTCCTGGGGGTAATCCTATGTTTTTGTAAGTGTTATAAGGACTGTCGGTTTCCAAGTGTCCGTGATAGATGCGTTTCAGGGCGAAGTCTTTCAAGGCGAATTTTACGGTGGGGTCGGCCTGCAGGGGCATTCCAATCTTGAGTCGGTTCAGATACATGCCAGCAATTATGGGCTTCTCGGCATTGTTGGCCGTCTCCTCGTCAATGATGCTGGCAAGGGTGCAAACCTCATCGGGCGACAGTTTCAGTGCGGCAGCCTTCTGCTTACGCTCCGATGTCCAGAACTTATCGTGCTCTGTCGACATGCGCTGCATGAACTTGTCGAGGTCGGTGTTCCAATACACTTCATAGGTGTTAGGCACAAACATGCTGGCAATGGTGCAGGTGTCGTAACCCAGATTCTCACAGAAATCCTCGTCGGTTAGTGCCTCTGCAATAGTTATACTGTCAAGCATCAACTTTGTTGACAGGCGGGCTGCGAGTTGTTCCATTGTGCGGCATTCGGGGATGGTGAGCATTACAGGTTCCTGACGTCCGTTTCTCAGTGTACGGAACACATCAAGGGTCTTTTGACCTGGCTCAATGGCATAGCGACCAGTGCGCACGTTTTTCTCATAGTCAAAGTGGCGAGCCAGCGTACGGAAGCCCGTTAGCGAGCTTCGTGAGGTCAGTGGTTTAAGTTTCGCATAGACCGAATCGGCTGTATCGTCATTATCAACATAGACATACTGCTTTCCCGTTTGTACCGAGAAGGTCGTCAGGAAATAGAAATAGCCTATAGCTGCGATAGCTGCAAAGCAGAGTAAGGCGGGAATCAGATAATATTTTGCTCTATTCTTCTTCATATTCGTTCATTAAAAATCCCCCTCCCGGTTAGAGGAGGGAGGGGGAAAGGGGGTTACTGATGCTGGTCGCGCAGCAGGTCGTTAACCGTCTTTACAGGATTGAATGTACATAGGGGCACTTCCACAAAGATAGTACTCCAGTCGCTCATGGCACCATTCCAAAGACCGGGCAACTCTAATGCTTTCAGTTCCTTACCGCTCTTTGACTTGCTGGAAATGAAACCTGTGGCCTTATCCACGAAGTCTGGCAGGTTAAATGCATTGCCTTTATAGTCCTTCACGGCGCATACTAAGTCAACGGGGTTGAAGTGGGTGCCCTGTGTGAACATTTTTATATACTCAGCATTGTTTGTGTCAATCTGGCTGCTTTCCAGAATCTGTAAAGAGACTGTGCCGTCCTGATTGTAGGTGAGGAACGGACCACCGCCAGGCTCGCCAACATTCTTTACTACGCCACAAACACGCATGGGGCGGTTCAACTTGCGGCGCAAATACTCAGCATCAACCTTATTGTTCTTTGGATTGATGCAGAGATACTTTTCTACGAACTGGGCGATTTGGGCGATTTGGTCGTCTAATGGATTATTATCTAACTGACGCAAATATTCGAAGGCCTGCTTCTGCAGCGTGACCAATACACCTGCGATAACCTGTTTCCACTCTACGGTTTCGGGCTTTAAGCGGTCGGGCACCACGTTGTCGATATTCTTGATGAAGATCACGTCGGCCTCAATCTCGTTCAGATTTTCAATCAGTGCGCCATGACCGCCCGGACGGAACAGCAGTGACCCATCGGCCTCGCGAAAAGGTGTGTTGTCAGGATTGGCAGCAACGGTATCTGTGCTGGGTTTCTGTTCTGAGAACGTGATATCATACTTGATACCGTATTTCTGTGCAAAACCATTAGCTTTCTCTGCAACTTTAGCCTTGAAGAATTCCAGATGGTCGTGAGAGACTGTAAAGTGTACGTGAGCTTCACCGTTAGAGGCAGCATAGAGCGCTCCTTCTACCAAGTGTTCTTCCATAGGCGTGCGTGCTCCCTCGGGATACTTATGGAATAGGAGCATACCCTTGGGCAGCTGACCGTAGTTTAGACCTTCTGGACGCAACATGTTAGCCGCAACAGCCTTATAGTTGCCTTCTGCCATCAATGCCTTGATGCCTTTGCCTTCGTTCTTTTGGCATACGGCATCTAGTGCCTCGTAGAATGCAAAATTCTCTATTTCATTGAAATACTTCTTCTCGAAATCGGTGGTAGGTACGTTGTAGTCGGCATCAACGAATGCAAACATATTCTTGAACATACGGCTGGCTGCACCTGAAGCGGGTACGAACTTTACAATGCGCTTGCCAGCAGCCTTGTAGTCCTCCCATGCTTTGACGTACGTCTTACGCTCATCTGTATTGGGGGCTACGATACCATTACCAACAGCAGCTGCTGCTTCTAGTTTCAGAAATGGGAATCCCGTTTCAAACTCCTTCAATTGTGTCTCAATCTGCTCTGCTGTGATACCACGCTGAGCAATCTGCTTAAGGTCTTTTTCTGATAGCATATTATTTGCTTTTTTTTATGAAGTGTCTTTGGCCTACAAAATTATGAAAACAAAATGAAATACCCAAGGAAAAGTGATTTTTTTTGCTTTCCCTTGGGTGTTTTATTGGTAAGTCTTATTGTATACAACAGTAGTCTAGCCTATACAACTACTAAAAAACATATCCCATGTTTATGAACAGATAGGGCTCCTTGGTATGGTTGCTGTAACCCATTGTGGCACCAATGGGGCCTGCTATAGTATTGTAGCTATAGGCTATCTGGCCACCGAGCATGGTCTTGGTGTCGAGCAGGTTCTTGATTGCCTCCGACTGCTGGGCACCGACCAAACGAAGTTGTATATAGTTGTTGCTGCCGATGCGTTGCTGTGCTTGAAGTTGCGCTGCAACAAACTGATGGCTGACGTATTCCATATTGCCAATACCAGCGAAGGGCATCTGCTGC containing:
- a CDS encoding DedA family protein, whose protein sequence is MTWISTLLGNLNYGTILLLMLLESTVIPVPSELVVAPAAYHSASGELNIFLVVLFATIGADLGASINYFVALYVGRPVIYKFANSKWGKLCLLNQEKVEKSERYFDNHGVMATLTGRLVPGIRHLISIPAGLARMTYWKFLLYTTIGAGAWHAILAGMGWYLHAIVPENQLEDTIKEYNHYIIAVILSIIALAIIYIVVKNIIKARNCK
- a CDS encoding DUF4301 family protein; the encoded protein is MLSEKDLKQIAQRGITAEQIETQLKEFETGFPFLKLEAAAAVGNGIVAPNTDERKTYVKAWEDYKAAGKRIVKFVPASGAASRMFKNMFAFVDADYNVPTTDFEKKYFNEIENFAFYEALDAVCQKNEGKGIKALMAEGNYKAVAANMLRPEGLNYGQLPKGMLLFHKYPEGARTPMEEHLVEGALYAASNGEAHVHFTVSHDHLEFFKAKVAEKANGFAQKYGIKYDITFSEQKPSTDTVAANPDNTPFREADGSLLFRPGGHGALIENLNEIEADVIFIKNIDNVVPDRLKPETVEWKQVIAGVLVTLQKQAFEYLRQLDNNPLDDQIAQIAQFVEKYLCINPKNNKVDAEYLRRKLNRPMRVCGVVKNVGEPGGGPFLTYNQDGTVSLQILESSQIDTNNAEYIKMFTQGTHFNPVDLVCAVKDYKGNAFNLPDFVDKATGFISSKSKSGKELKALELPGLWNGAMSDWSTIFVEVPLCTFNPVKTVNDLLRDQHQ
- the mltG gene encoding endolytic transglycosylase MltG; amino-acid sequence: MKKNRAKYYLIPALLCFAAIAAIGYFYFLTTFSVQTGKQYVYVDNDDTADSVYAKLKPLTSRSSLTGFRTLARHFDYEKNVRTGRYAIEPGQKTLDVFRTLRNGRQEPVMLTIPECRTMEQLAARLSTKLMLDSITIAEALTDEDFCENLGYDTCTIASMFVPNTYEVYWNTDLDKFMQRMSTEHDKFWTSERKQKAAALKLSPDEVCTLASIIDEETANNAEKPIIAGMYLNRLKIGMPLQADPTVKFALKDFALKRIYHGHLETDSPYNTYKNIGLPPGPIKVASIKGIDAVLNRVQHNYIYMCAKEDFSGTHNFAATYQEHLKNAARYSKALNERGIE
- the aroC gene encoding chorismate synthase, with product MRNTFGQLFTLTTFGESHGAAVGGVIDGMPAGIDIDMEFIQGELNRRRPGQSKLTTSRQEPDKVELLSGVFEGKTTGCPIGFLVYNQNQHSQDYENLRTLFRPSHADYTYYSKYGVRDHRGGGRSSARITISRVVGGAFAKLALRQMGISIQAYTSQVGDIALNRDYKKYDLSLTETNAVRCPDAEKAQEMAALIEQVKADGDTIGGVITCVIKGCPVGLGEPEFDKLHAQLGSAMLGINAVKGFEYGEGFAGVTQRGSEQNDRFTVGNGSAVTTLTNHSGGIQGGISNGQDIYFRVAFKPVATLLREQQTVDLEGNPTTFTAKGRHDPCVLPRAVPVVEAMAAMVILDNYLCLSAYNFREIFAKNAK
- a CDS encoding peptidylprolyl isomerase, which produces MDNKQNNYISVSYQLYSIEDDGTKNLVEQTEQGRPFTFISGFGFSLDSFEQRIISVAQGEKFDFTLAPSDAFGEYFAEGVHKLPREEFFVDGKFDSNNIYPDAVITMKNEEGKHFMVRVTKVEEDGVTLDANHPLAGATLQFTGEVLENREATKEEIQNLIAQMSHECGGCGGHCGGDCGSEDHECGGGGCGHCHH
- a CDS encoding tetratricopeptide repeat protein; its protein translation is MKNTGDDYFDSDEFHQLLDTYEAAVNAGEPVFMDADELVDIADYYQYTDRKDEAEKAITLALSLAPGDCAPLTYRIHEALFQGNPQKAWELLEQIIDKDQPDYIYDRAEILVFEGHIEEADHYLNEHYLTIPPEEQQDFVVDVANIFTEYGQPEKAMLWMEKAKQEDSVDFKELMARTLFGMGKYKDSQRIFNELIDANPFSKNYWNALASAQFMNEDYSEAIQSSEYAIAIDPDDPESLLVKANGLYRLNNYEEAQKFYQRYQELVPYDEFALLYEGTCLINMQKSEQAIDVLQKALELAPDDSPYLYDIYQELAFAYAENHEVDKALEVLDKTDTLDCDHVQLSLIRGHILLGANRMDEAKKFFHQAVEISETPKQTLLRVIVLFYDNRYLEGAYTLFKKFFAHYDQQGNGQNTEGYAYMALCCYDMQNYKEFLNYLQKACKVNPKECRVALSHMFPEEIKSEDYYQYIKDKLNIKD
- a CDS encoding glutamine--tRNA ligase/YqeY domain fusion protein — its product is MTEIIQNEGEEKKSLSFVEQMVKDDLAEGKNGGRMQTRFPPEPNGYLHIGHAKAIAIDFGLAKKYGGECNLRFDDTNPQKEDTEFIESIEQDIKWLGYEWAHVYYASDYFQELWDFAVWLIKQGRAYVDEQSAEVIAQQKGTTTSPGTNSPYRDRPVEENLQLFEFMNSGKCEPGKMVLRAKIDMAHSNMLFRDPLIYRVLNIPHVKTGNKWNAYPMYDFTHGQSDYLEGVTHSWCTLEFVEHRPLYDLFVQWMREWAAECGAKAESGSKLFSLYSSLSTYQGPRQTEFNKLNLNYILLSKRNLRTLVSEGLVNGWDDPRMPTICGFRRRGYSPEGIKNFMEKIGYTKIDALNDMALFESALRDDLNTRALRVSAVLDPVKVVITNYPEGQQEMLTAINNPENEADGTHEVEFSRELWIERDDFMEEAEKKFMRLAPGKEVRLKNAYIIKCDEEHPCDKDADGKVTTIYCTYDPETRSGLPGANRKIKGKTLHWVSCHNAVKAEVRLYERLWKMENPRDELKRLEEEEGIKGADALRQMMNPDNLHILKNCYIEPFAAKLPALSYLQFQRIGYFNVDPESTPEAPVFNKTVGLKDTWKK